From a single Paraburkholderia sp. D15 genomic region:
- a CDS encoding helix-turn-helix transcriptional regulator, with the protein MPVSAMAAWYPHGSVIAAHRHRRAQLLYAIEGVMLIESATGSWVVPPTRGVWLEPGVDHSVQMSGDVKMRTVFVEPGAAAHLPTRSCVVEVHALLRELILAAIDVPQDYAPGSRDDHLMQLLLAELNAVPLLPLYLPWPTDARLREVCDSLLAAPDDNRTIGAWAQTLDVSEKTFHRWFQRETGITFGRWRQQARLLLALRCLAHGEKILAVAMDHGYTSQSAFAAMFKRHFGVVPSAFYA; encoded by the coding sequence ATGCCGGTCTCGGCGATGGCCGCGTGGTATCCGCACGGCAGCGTGATCGCCGCGCACCGTCACCGGCGCGCGCAATTGCTGTATGCGATCGAAGGCGTGATGCTGATCGAATCGGCTACCGGCTCGTGGGTCGTGCCGCCGACGCGCGGCGTGTGGCTCGAACCCGGCGTCGATCATTCGGTGCAGATGAGCGGCGACGTGAAGATGCGCACCGTGTTCGTCGAGCCCGGCGCGGCCGCGCATCTGCCGACGCGCAGTTGCGTGGTGGAAGTGCATGCGTTGCTGCGCGAGCTGATTCTCGCGGCGATCGACGTGCCGCAAGACTACGCGCCCGGTTCGCGCGACGATCATCTGATGCAGTTGCTGCTGGCCGAGTTGAACGCGGTGCCGCTGCTGCCGCTGTATCTGCCGTGGCCGACCGATGCGCGTCTGCGCGAGGTGTGCGACAGCCTGCTCGCCGCGCCGGACGACAATCGCACGATCGGCGCCTGGGCCCAGACCCTGGATGTGTCGGAGAAGACGTTTCACCGCTGGTTCCAGCGCGAAACCGGCATTACGTTCGGACGCTGGCGCCAGCAGGCGCGGCTGCTGCTGGCGCTCAGGTGCCTCGCGCACGGCGAGAAAATTCTCGCCGTCGCGATGGACCACGGCTATACGAGCCAGAGTGCGTTCGCGGCGATGTTCAAACGGCACTTCGGCGTGGTGCCGTCCGCGTTTTACGCGTAG
- a CDS encoding aldo/keto reductase, with protein sequence MLPRRKLGSQGLDVSALGLGCMGMSFAYGPTDDAESLRTLHRAFDLGCDFYDTAEVYGPFENEKLLARAFEGRREHIRIATKFGFRIDNGKINGTDSRPAHIREVVDASLKRLGTDYIDLLYQHRVDPEVPIEDVAGTVGDLVKEGKVLYFGLSEAGARTIRRAHAVHPVTALQSEYSLWEREIEAEILPCLRELGIGLVPFAPLGRGFLTGSARRAEEFPEGDTRRTSDPRLQGDNFDANMRLAGVLKDLAEQAGCTPAQLALAWSLAQGSDIVPIPGTRRVANLEQNLAAGSLSIARSVLRQLDEALPRGATTGPRYTAAMERMVDR encoded by the coding sequence ATGTTGCCACGCCGCAAGCTGGGATCGCAGGGACTGGACGTATCCGCGCTGGGACTCGGATGCATGGGCATGAGCTTCGCGTACGGCCCCACCGACGACGCCGAATCGCTGCGCACGCTGCATCGCGCATTCGACCTCGGCTGCGACTTCTACGACACCGCCGAAGTGTACGGACCGTTCGAGAACGAGAAACTGCTGGCGCGCGCCTTCGAAGGGCGGCGCGAGCATATCCGGATCGCGACGAAGTTCGGCTTTCGCATCGACAACGGCAAGATCAACGGCACCGATAGCCGGCCCGCGCATATCCGCGAAGTGGTCGACGCGAGCCTGAAGCGTCTCGGCACGGACTACATCGACCTGCTCTATCAGCACCGGGTCGATCCGGAAGTGCCGATCGAAGACGTGGCCGGTACCGTCGGCGATCTCGTGAAGGAAGGCAAGGTGCTGTACTTCGGCTTGTCGGAAGCCGGTGCGCGGACCATCCGCCGCGCGCACGCGGTGCATCCGGTGACGGCGTTGCAAAGCGAGTATTCGCTGTGGGAGCGCGAGATCGAAGCCGAGATCCTGCCCTGTCTGCGCGAACTGGGGATCGGGCTGGTGCCGTTCGCGCCGCTCGGCCGCGGCTTTCTCACCGGCTCCGCGCGGCGCGCGGAAGAGTTTCCGGAAGGCGATACGCGCCGCACCTCCGACCCGCGCCTGCAAGGCGATAACTTCGACGCCAACATGCGGCTGGCCGGCGTGCTGAAGGACCTCGCGGAGCAGGCGGGCTGCACGCCCGCGCAACTCGCGCTCGCGTGGTCGCTTGCGCAAGGCAGCGACATCGTGCCGATTCCGGGCACGCGGCGCGTGGCGAACCTCGAACAGAATCTCGCCGCCGGCTCGCTGAGCATCGCGCGCTCGGTGTTGCGGCAACTCGACGAGGCCTTGCCGCGCGGCGCGACCACCGGGCCGCGCTACACCGCCGCGATGGAACGGATGGTGGACCGCTGA